Proteins from one Sabethes cyaneus chromosome 2, idSabCyanKW18_F2, whole genome shotgun sequence genomic window:
- the LOC128738696 gene encoding glucose dehydrogenase [FAD, quinone]-like: MPHSTVVILIGVLLLSIKFKVDGVYGRKSEPTLGNLIDFSRWIGLEYGNPEPDLLESYDFIVVGAGPAGIVVANRLTENSSVTVLLLEIGKAEIPMIQQVPGLFFTQAATDYNFAYLTEKQSKACLGLIDQRCAWHQGRGLGGSTIINDMLYTRGNRRDFDYWNATGNPGWSYEDVLPYFLKTEDADLRDFDRNGFHNKGGYLPVQDAAYRSPLADAFVRSAKLVGLPYVDYNGEEQYGASYAQFTMKKGRRMSAGASFLQPIKRRKNLHILTKAWVTKVIIEPKTLTAVGVVYTRNKQSFAVKANREVILSSGAFGSAKLLMLSGIGPKNHLEELKIEVLKSLPVGETLFDHPAALGPIFTASRLQDDNKNDQTMLTVTNFLKYLMGKGPFSSAVAETFAFFRTPFAIYADPEWPDVELVQLFLSPGDDRSPATQNYFRINNETLQKFFKPLYNKRAFMYLPVVLHSTTKGMVRLKSSNPYDHPVFKYQYFADERDLDTLVYAMKAAVKISYQKPFRDMGVELYRTKLPGCEHFEFNTDDYWRCHAMTLTYVGYHFVGTNKMGLNSDPTTVVDHRLRVHGVQRLRVVDASIIPVAPSGHTMAYAYMIGEKAADMIKQDNYR, translated from the exons ATGCCACACTCGACGGTTGTGATTTTAATTGGTGTTTTATTGTTATCGATCAAGTTCAAGGTTGACGGCGTGTACGGAAGGAAAAGTGAGCCTACGCTAGGGAATTTAATTGATTTCAGTCGTTGGATTGGCTTAGAGTACGGAAATCCGGAACCGGATCTTCTCGAATCGTATGACTTCATTGTGGTCGGTGCCGGGCCGGCTGGAATTGTGGTTGCGAATAGATTAACCGAAAATTCCTCGGTAACGGTGCTGTTGTTAGAAATTGGAAAAGCAGAAATTCCCATGATCCAGCAAGTGCCGGGATTATTTTTTACCCAAGCAGCTACGGATTATAATTTCGCATACCTGACAGAAAAACAATCTAAAGCCTGTTTGGGATTGATTGATCAGCGTTGTGCTTGGCATCAAGGCAGAGGTCTTGGTGGATCGACCATTATTAATGACATGCTGTACACTCGAGGAAATAGAAGAGATTTCGATTATTGGAATGCTACCGGAAATCCAGGCTGGAGCTATGAGGATGTATtgccatattttttgaaaactgaaGATGCTGATTTAAGGGACTTCGATCGGAACGGTTTTCACAACAAAGGGGGTTATCTTCCGGTTCAGGATGCTGCTTATAGATCACCGTTAGCTGATGCATTTGTGAGAAGTGCAAAGTTGGTTGGGCTTCCTTACGTCGATTATAATGGTGAAGAACAATATGGAGCCTCTTACGCTCAGTTTACTATGAAAAAGGGTCGAAGAATGTCTGCAGGAGCATCATTCCTACAACCtattaaaagaagaaaaaatcttCACATTCTAACCAAAGCTTGGGTTACTAAAGTGATAATCGAACCGAAAACTCTCACAGCCGTCGGAGTGGTCTATACCAGAAACAAACAAAGTTTTGCAGTGAAGGCCAATCGTGAGGTAATTCTTTCTTCAGGTGCATTTGGTAGCGCAAAACTTTTAATGTTGTCTGGAATAGGACCTAAGAACCACTTGGAGGAACTAAAAATTGAAGTTTTGAAAAGCTTACCGGTTGGTGAGACTTTATTCGATCATCCTGCAGCTTTAGGACCGATATTCACTGCTTCTAGATTACAAGATGACAACAAAAACGATCAAACAATGCTGACTGTAacaaattttttaaagtatCTCATGGGGAAAGGTCCCTTTTCTTCAGCAGTTGCCGAAACGTTTGCATTCTTTAGAACACCTTTCGCTATTTACGCAGATCCGGAATGGCCAGATGTTGAATTGGTTCAATTGTTTCTCAGCCCGGGAGACGATCGAAGTCCTGCAACACAGAATTATTTCAGAATCAATAACGAGACTCTGCAAAAATTCTTCAAACCTCTATATAACAAACGAGCCTTCATGTATCTTCCAGTGGTATTACACTCAACCACCAAAGGAATGGTTCGTTTGAAATCCTCAAACCCATACGATCATCCGGTATTTAAATATCAATACTTTGCGGATGAGCGCGATCTTGATACGTTAGTTTACGCAATGAAAGCTGCTGTGAAGATTTCGTACCAAAAACCTTTCCGTGATATGGGGGTCGAGCTATATCGAACGAAACTTCCTGGCTGTGAACACTTCGAGTTCAATACGGACGATTATTGGAGGTGTCATGCAATGACATTGACTTATGTGGGTTATCATTTT GTTGGGACAAACAAAATGGGACTAAATTCCGATCCAACCACTGTCGTAGATCATCGCCTGCGAGTTCATGGGGTTCAACGGTTACGTGTCGTAGATGCTAGTATTATTCCCGTAGCACCGAGTGGACACACCATGGCTTATGCTTACATGATCGGTGAAAAAGCAGCTGATATGATAAAACAGGATAATTACCGGTAG